A single genomic interval of Deltaproteobacteria bacterium harbors:
- a CDS encoding methylmalonyl-CoA mutase has protein sequence MADPGDPECARIGRPGVFPFTRGKNESMYRHRPWLMGSYSGFGSAEEANRRFKELLAAGTTSLNVALDLPTQLGLDSDDARSRGEVGRVGVAIDTLADLELLFEGIDLERVENLSCIANAISPIMLGMFIVLAQNRGIEPGELAVYLQNDSLKELTVRGNYIFPPAASLKVSVDVIAYCRAHLPKSSTISFCGYHFREAGCDAAQEIAFTLADARAYMREAMGRGLDIDDLGPTLSMFLSAGIDFFEEVAKLRAARRMWARMMRDEFGSKNPEAQAITIRCYTSGSHLTAQRPLNNVVRATIEALAAVLGGVQALVVSSMDEALAIPSREAQGTALATQQILYYETGVGRTPDPLGGSYFVEALTDSLERKIEEELARIEEHGGAVKAIEEGLIQRTLSEAAYRRQEEIERGERVIVGLNRFQEPSGGGELPEIFTPDPEGEARQVARLKAVKERRDSTMVSRALSRVERAARGDENVVPAVVDAVRAYATVGEIADALKAVYGEARDAGIF, from the coding sequence ATGGCCGACCCGGGCGACCCCGAGTGCGCGAGGATCGGACGGCCGGGCGTATTCCCCTTTACCAGGGGCAAGAACGAGTCCATGTATCGCCATCGGCCGTGGCTGATGGGATCGTATTCCGGGTTCGGGTCCGCCGAGGAGGCGAACCGCCGGTTCAAGGAGCTTCTGGCTGCCGGTACGACGTCTCTCAATGTGGCTCTGGATCTGCCCACCCAGCTGGGCCTCGACTCGGATGACGCCAGATCCAGGGGCGAGGTGGGCAGGGTGGGTGTGGCGATCGATACGCTCGCCGACCTGGAGCTCTTGTTTGAAGGTATCGATCTGGAAAGGGTGGAGAACCTGTCGTGTATCGCAAACGCCATCAGTCCTATCATGCTGGGGATGTTCATCGTTCTGGCGCAAAACAGGGGCATCGAGCCCGGTGAGCTGGCCGTATATCTGCAAAACGACAGCCTGAAGGAACTGACCGTCCGTGGAAACTACATCTTCCCCCCCGCGGCTTCCTTGAAAGTCTCGGTCGATGTCATTGCATACTGCCGCGCCCATCTGCCCAAGTCTTCCACCATCTCCTTCTGTGGTTACCATTTCCGGGAGGCGGGTTGCGATGCCGCGCAGGAGATCGCGTTCACCCTGGCCGATGCTCGGGCATACATGAGGGAGGCTATGGGAAGGGGGTTGGACATCGACGACTTGGGCCCGACTCTGAGTATGTTCCTCTCGGCGGGTATCGACTTTTTCGAAGAGGTTGCCAAGCTCCGGGCGGCAAGGAGGATGTGGGCGCGGATGATGAGGGATGAATTCGGTTCAAAGAATCCCGAGGCCCAGGCTATTACGATACGGTGCTACACCTCGGGGAGTCATCTCACGGCTCAACGGCCGCTGAACAACGTGGTTCGGGCGACGATAGAGGCCCTGGCCGCGGTGCTGGGCGGCGTTCAGGCCCTGGTGGTCTCATCCATGGACGAGGCCCTGGCCATACCGAGCAGGGAAGCCCAGGGAACGGCCCTGGCGACCCAGCAGATACTCTACTACGAGACAGGTGTGGGTAGAACCCCTGATCCTCTGGGAGGTTCCTATTTCGTAGAAGCCCTCACCGACAGCCTGGAGCGTAAGATCGAAGAGGAACTGGCCCGGATAGAGGAGCACGGCGGTGCCGTTAAGGCCATTGAAGAGGGCCTTATCCAGCGTACCCTCTCCGAGGCTGCCTACCGCCGCCAGGAGGAGATAGAGAGGGGCGAAAGGGTGATCGTCGGTCTCAACCGGTTTCAGGAGCCCTCCGGTGGAGGAGAGCTTCCAGAGATTTTCACCCCTGACCCGGAAGGCGAAGCCAGGCAGGTGGCCCGTCTGAAGGCCGTCAAGGAGAGGCGTGATTCAACAATGGTATCCCGGGCCTTGTCTCGGGTTGAAAGGGCCGCACGAGGGGATGAGAATGTCGTCCCAGCCGTTGTGGATGCTGTTCGGGCCTATGCCACCGTGGGAGAGATAGCCGACGCGCTCAAGGCCGTCTACGGCGAAGCACGGGATGCGGGGATCTTCTGA
- a CDS encoding FadR family transcriptional regulator produces the protein MDSQPMFKDLGRKKKAYEEVAGQIRDRIFSGGLRLGQRLPPERDLALQFGVSRVAVREAMRILELSGFVTVKKGARGGTFIAQDYDRPIMDSIANLIAGKGITLENLFDCREIIEPQAAARVAESGTEDDLQLLVDLMDEAEAESRRGTHIRPYNIRFHRMILRLCRNPVLSVVGETVLVVLSDQIKDLVSPETSLQALAMHRRILQALVQRKVEEVVRLMGEDIRELGIRFANLGGRGPRGSPPEDLWKRLKSEPV, from the coding sequence ATGGATTCCCAACCCATGTTCAAGGATCTGGGGCGGAAGAAAAAGGCCTATGAGGAAGTGGCCGGCCAGATTCGAGACCGGATTTTCTCCGGAGGATTGAGACTGGGCCAGCGGCTGCCCCCTGAGCGGGATCTGGCCCTCCAGTTCGGTGTGAGCCGTGTGGCGGTCAGGGAGGCGATGCGGATTCTCGAGCTGTCCGGGTTTGTCACCGTCAAGAAGGGAGCCAGGGGAGGGACTTTCATAGCCCAGGACTACGACAGGCCGATCATGGATTCAATTGCGAACCTCATAGCGGGCAAGGGTATCACCCTGGAAAACCTCTTCGATTGCCGGGAGATTATTGAACCTCAGGCGGCTGCCCGAGTTGCAGAGTCGGGCACCGAGGATGATCTTCAACTTCTCGTCGACCTGATGGATGAGGCCGAAGCGGAGAGTCGCAGGGGGACACACATCCGTCCCTACAACATCCGCTTTCACCGGATGATCCTGCGCCTGTGCCGCAATCCTGTCCTGAGTGTAGTGGGCGAGACCGTCCTCGTCGTCCTGTCGGACCAGATCAAAGACCTGGTCAGCCCGGAAACGTCGCTCCAGGCCCTCGCCATGCACCGCAGGATTCTTCAGGCCCTGGTGCAGAGGAAGGTGGAAGAGGTCGTGCGCTTGATGGGTGAGGATATCCGGGAACTCGGCATACGCTTTGCGAATCTCGGCGGCCGGGGCCCGAGGGGGAGTCCGCCGGAGGATCTCTGGAAAAGGCTGAAGAGCGAACCTGTATGA